Proteins from a single region of Hermetia illucens chromosome 3, iHerIll2.2.curated.20191125, whole genome shotgun sequence:
- the LOC119651077 gene encoding uncharacterized protein LOC119651077, translated as MPPLLIDIPQMIDLALGTPEIGVVNFTVLHSLLHAMTEILNLDKYRVEFRGNQGVKIEKLIHHIPLLPIVTVQEFNVESSTSEDQKVVRRTPVAKKKTDKYERILVIRKTDEIDDEGGSISSRVRRSVQQPVQIVSQDDFRKLDPRRGTSIHDPIGRYLPNNQEVFDSARGESEDSRNPVGEMWHTLNVIKRVDATEIAIEKLTSMMRDVSDEYRKLKNAMDRVSAMSDISHLADKIDILEKMIHDHFSKQSSDRRGGKSTERTAGGGGSPPSTGGPVSKHQTIQSSQATDARTGTVAAGSNVGQQPPDRRTAHDSHASTTTEKGGVVRESGPHESDPAITPRHSGADDLYDDFYELKNEVEKLKGTVEQILGYPKNSEASQNLTTAVTGPSQMIPGVAGKTPGDTRDLGRRMELLENKLNTIEHQIFDLEKEFAELVDRFEDEDRPNAGLNADVTGIADIYAKVTGMKTDLDTTMDRCNFLIVERDQIVENIESLSKKIEEFKNIKVDKDEIDELLAEKADYNMLQRKVSVDQFDATKRHLTNGLVEALDKLTEQSKNWQSAFDEIRTMTEDKVGRDELNPLKDYVDSKIHALQERLKALAALRRDPEAAGTRSKYLRQVNCISCDQDVIMRIDEPSGVTRSEAMPAPSSLKPFLVYELDSIRKQMKDPNTRNLRHFETMTKEKPQLMADGRARKPANRYCGGSHTILTPQDRVQRCKFNKKLIPTECFIKTNEGCYYKAMKKECICSDKKEQQEKIQDLRSTTSSKPEIRSEGAASDRQPKAEVIKQITSIRSSKSEMQKESPTVSGRGSYRSVKSREGIQAVRSLLGGEEAEAEVCDLVTSEIPDEAAAEEQAADEQNAEAEVADEMQPEGAQPRGSVAGQSQARGSVAGQSQPRGSLVGQSLAGETQPRGSLVGQSPAGETQPRGSLAGQSQVRLSHAEEEQTRRLSQTGEAHTGQSQGAEAQITDSPPAEGHLGEKQAEEEVNIATKVGDEITEQQQMDEVQVEPPKRASQGSFATSKTSAMSTQKQPDVILEEMPEKDVESEKEE; from the exons atgccGCCTTTGCTCATTGACATCCCCCAGATGATTGACTTGGCTCTAGGTACACCAGAAATCGGTGTGGTCAACTTCACCGTGCTCCACAGTCTCTTACATGCCATGACAGAGATCCTTAACTTGGACAAATATCGTGTGGAATTCAGAGGAAATCAAGGGGTGAAAATTGAGAAGCTCATTCACCATATTCCTCTTCTACCGATCGTTACAGTGCAGGAGTTCAATGTGGAGAGCAGTACAAGCGAGGACCAGAAAGTTGTAAGAAGGACACCAGTGGCAAAGAAAAAGACTGATAAGTACGAAAGAATCCTCGTGATTAGAAAAACCGACGAAATTGACGATGAGGGTGGTTCAATATCAAGTCGGGTCAGACGATCTGTCCAGCAACCAGTGCAAATTGTTTCCCAGGACGACTTCAGAAAATTGGACCCTCGCAGGGGTACCAGTATTCATGATCCTATTGGACGTTACCTTCCTAATAATCAAGAAGTCTTCgactcagcaagaggagaaagCGAGGATAGTCGAAATCCTGTCGGAGAGATGTGGCACACATTGAACGTTATTAAAAGAGTAGACGCAACCGAGATTGCCATCGAAAAGCTAACGTCCATGATGCGTGATGTGTCTGACGAATACCGAAAACTGAAAAACGCAATGGACAGGGTTTCGGCTATGTCCGATATATCCCACTTGGCGGATAAAATTGACATTCTTGAGAAAATGATTCACGACCATTTTAGTAAGCAATCATCGGATAGAAGAGGAGGGAAATCTACAGAAAGGACTGCGGGTGGGGGTGGAAGTCCTCCGTCAACAGGTGGTCCTGTATCAAAACACCAAACAATTCAGAGCAGTCAGGCCACTGACGCAAGAACTGGTACCGTAGCAGCCGGTTCCAATGTAGGCCAGCAGCCACCAGACCGCCGAACAGCCCATGATTCTCATGCATCAA CCACAACGGAGAAAGGTGGAGTTGTCCGCGAGAGTGGTCCACATGAAAGTGATCCTGCAATTACGCCTCGGCACAGCGGTGCTGATGATTTATATGACGATTTCTACGAGCTCAAAAATgaagttgaaaaattaaaagggaCAGTTGAGCAAATCCTCGGTTACCCGAAGAACTCTGAAGCATCACAAAATTTAACCACTGCCGTGACAGGACCTTCTCAAATGATTCCTGGTGTGGCAGGGAAAACACCTGGAGACACTAGAGATCTAGGTCGTCGCATGGAACTTCTGGAAAATAAACTCAACACTATCGAGCACCAAATTTTCGATTTGGAGAAAGAATTTGCAGAGTTGGTGGATCGATTTGAGGATGAAGATCGCCCGAATGCCGGCTTGAATGCAGACGTTACAGGAATAGCTGACATCTATGCCAAAGTGACTGGAATGAAAACTGATTTGGATACTACAATGGATCGATGCAATTTCCTTATTGTTGAGAGAGACCAGATTGTGGAGAATATTGAAAGCCTTTCAAAGAAGATAGAGGAGTTCAAGAATATAAAG GTGGATAAGGACGAAATCGATGAATTACTTGCAGAGAAGGCTGACTATAATATGCTTCAACGCAAGGTGTCCGTCGACCAGTTCGATGCTACCAAGCGCCACTTAACTAACGGATTAGTGGAAGCTCTAGACAAACTTACCGAGCAAAGTAAAAATTGGCAGTCAGCGTTCGACGAAATTCGTACCATGACTGAGGATAAAGTGGGTCGTGATGAGCTGAATCCACTGAAAGATTACGTTGACTCCAAGATCCATGCCCTACAAGAACGACTGAAAGCACTGGCTGCTCTTCGACGTGACCCTGAAGCTGCAGGAACAAGGTCGAAATATCTTCGACAGGTCAACTGTATATCATGTGATCAGGATGTTATCATGCGAATAGATGAGCCAAGTGGAGTTACAAGAAGTGAAGCAATGCCGGCTCCATCTTCATTGAAGCCATTCTTAGTTTATGAACTGGATTCAATTaggaaacaaatgaaagatcCAAACACTCGAAACCTTCGTCACTTCGAAACCATGACTAAGGAAAAGCCCCAACTTATGGCAGACGGGCGTGCCAGGAAGCCGGCGAATCGTTACTGCGGTGGAAGTCACACTATCCTAACTCCACAAGATAGAGTTCAACGGTGTAAATTCAATAAGAAACTGATTCCTACCGAATGTTTCATCAAAACAAATGAAGGCTGCTACTATAAAGCTATGAAAAAGGAGTGCATATGCTCGGACAAAAAAGAACAACAGGAGAAAATCCAGGATCTTAGAAGCACTACTTCATCGAAGCCTGAAATAAGGTCCGAAGGGGCTGCTAGTGACAGACAACCGAAAGCTGAAGTTATAAAACAAATCACTAGTATAAGATCATCAAAGTCGGAGATGCAAAAAGAGTCACCCACTGTAAGTGGGAGAGGGTCGTACCGAAGTGTAAAATCTAGAGAAGGCATTCAAGCAGTTAGATCGCTACTAGGAGGAGAAGAAGCGGAGGCAGAAGTTTGCGATTTGGTTACTAGTGAAATTCCTGATGAAGCGGCAGCAGAAGAACAAGCAGCCGATGAGCAAAATGCAGAAGCAGAAGTAGCAGATGAAATGCAGCCTGAAGGGGCACAACCTAGAGGATCAGTAGCTGGTCAGTCACAAGCTAGAGGATCAGTGGCTGGACAATCACAACCTAGAGGTTCACTAGTTGGGCAGTCACTAGCTGGAGAGACACAGCCTAGAGGTTCACTAGTTGGGCAGTCACCAGCTGGAGAGACACAGCCTAGGGGATCACTGGCAGGTCAATCACAAGTGAGACTATCACATGCTGAAGAGGAACAAACTAGACGACTATCACAAACTGGAGAAGCACACACTGGACAATCGCAAGGTGCGGAAGCACAAATTACAGATTCACCTCCTGCAGAAGGACATTTAGGAGAGAAGCAAGCTGAAGAAGAGGTAAATATTGCAACGAAGGTAGGGGATGAAATTACAGAACAACAGCAGATGGATGAAGTCCAAGTTGAACCACCAAAACGGGCATCACAAGGATCCTTTGCCACTTCGAAAACATCTGCAATGAGTACCCAAAAGCAACCTGATGTAATTCTTGAAGAAATGCCAGAAAAAGATGTGGAAAGTGAGAAAGAAGAGTAA